The following proteins come from a genomic window of Maniola jurtina chromosome 15, ilManJurt1.1, whole genome shotgun sequence:
- the LOC123872753 gene encoding uncharacterized protein LOC123872753 isoform X2 — MAPATGARMAEKTNLYESQLESIARWLSCNGEVWGMGPTAVFASAAALFLYNELEATVFIAGDHGRVSLLEKTLVSTMVLGMLALMIHLWVCSMRFFQYYLDTLIKDSPSMLLEMTTASLLGKNELIALGPLTRFLKLQQPQIHITVCWFLSLCYADYVRKHYCQRFNMPYLEQWQAELHERASRGVSSTVARVNSFVGAVHQRLRGFRQEPLTNDAHTVLRARCMRRRWRSAEPAATCHTSGSAWEPRGRSKCARASSASPATPWRLPLRNSKHLLRKPDVPAILRRTPASVLLAPPCSPTKRTYSENQPWRVLAGLIWPHNS, encoded by the exons ATGGCTCCTGCCACCGGCGCTCGCATGGCGGAAAAAACT AATCTGTACGAATCCCAGTTAGAGTCGATAGCGAGATGGCTGAGCTGCAACGGGGAGGTGTGGGGGATGGGCCCCACAGCGGTGTTCGCGAGCGCCGCCGCTCTCTTCCTGTACAACGAGCTGGAGGCGACCGTGTTCATAGCTGGCGACCACGGCCGGGTCTCGCTGTTAGAGAAGACCCTCGTT TCAACTATGGTGCTCGGAATGTTGGCATTGATGATTCACCTTTGGGTGTGTTCTATGCGCTTCTTTCAGTACTATCTGGACACCCTTATTAAAGAC AGTCCAAGTATGCTGCTCGAGATGACCACAGCAAGTCTCCTGGGCAAAAACGAGTTAATCGCTCTCGGTCCTTTGACCCGGTTCCTCAAACTGCAGCAGCCTCAGATCCACATAACAGTGTGCTGGTTCCTCTCGCTCTGCTACGCCGACTACGTGAGGAAGCACTACTGCCAGCGGTTCAACATGCCATATCTGGAGCAGTG GCAAGCCGAGTTGCACGAGCGCGCATCCCGCGGCGTCAGCAGCACCGTGGCGCGGGTGAACAGCTTCGTGGGGGCCGTGCATCAGCGTCTGCGGGGGTTCAGACAGGAACCTCTCACCAATGACGCGCACAC AGTGTTGCGTGCTCGATGCATGCGTCGTCGGTGGAGGTCCGCCGAGCCAGCAGCCACGTGTCACACGAGTGGGTCAGCCTGGGAGCCAAGAGGTCGCAGCAAGTGTGCGCGCGCCTCGTCGGCCAGTCCAGCGACACCGTGGCGGCTGCCATTGAGAAACTCCAAACATTTGTTGCG GAAACCCGATGTTCCTGCAATATTGCGCCGAACGCCCGCGAGTGTGCTTCTTGCCCCTCCGTGCTCTCCTACCAAGAGGACCTACTCCGAAAACCAACCCTGGAGGGTCCTTGCAGGGTTGATTTGGCCTCATAACTCCTAA
- the LOC123872753 gene encoding uncharacterized protein LOC123872753 isoform X1, with amino-acid sequence MAPATGARMAEKTVSFNTHCNLYESQLESIARWLSCNGEVWGMGPTAVFASAAALFLYNELEATVFIAGDHGRVSLLEKTLVSTMVLGMLALMIHLWVCSMRFFQYYLDTLIKDSPSMLLEMTTASLLGKNELIALGPLTRFLKLQQPQIHITVCWFLSLCYADYVRKHYCQRFNMPYLEQWQAELHERASRGVSSTVARVNSFVGAVHQRLRGFRQEPLTNDAHTVACSMHASSVEVRRASSHVSHEWVSLGAKRSQQVCARLVGQSSDTVAAAIEKLQTFVAETRCSCNIAPNARECASCPSVLSYQEDLLRKPTLEGPCRVDLAS; translated from the exons ATGGCTCCTGCCACCGGCGCTCGCATGGCGGAAAAAACTGTAAGCTTCAATACACactgc AATCTGTACGAATCCCAGTTAGAGTCGATAGCGAGATGGCTGAGCTGCAACGGGGAGGTGTGGGGGATGGGCCCCACAGCGGTGTTCGCGAGCGCCGCCGCTCTCTTCCTGTACAACGAGCTGGAGGCGACCGTGTTCATAGCTGGCGACCACGGCCGGGTCTCGCTGTTAGAGAAGACCCTCGTT TCAACTATGGTGCTCGGAATGTTGGCATTGATGATTCACCTTTGGGTGTGTTCTATGCGCTTCTTTCAGTACTATCTGGACACCCTTATTAAAGAC AGTCCAAGTATGCTGCTCGAGATGACCACAGCAAGTCTCCTGGGCAAAAACGAGTTAATCGCTCTCGGTCCTTTGACCCGGTTCCTCAAACTGCAGCAGCCTCAGATCCACATAACAGTGTGCTGGTTCCTCTCGCTCTGCTACGCCGACTACGTGAGGAAGCACTACTGCCAGCGGTTCAACATGCCATATCTGGAGCAGTG GCAAGCCGAGTTGCACGAGCGCGCATCCCGCGGCGTCAGCAGCACCGTGGCGCGGGTGAACAGCTTCGTGGGGGCCGTGCATCAGCGTCTGCGGGGGTTCAGACAGGAACCTCTCACCAATGACGCGCACAC TGTTGCGTGCTCGATGCATGCGTCGTCGGTGGAGGTCCGCCGAGCCAGCAGCCACGTGTCACACGAGTGGGTCAGCCTGGGAGCCAAGAGGTCGCAGCAAGTGTGCGCGCGCCTCGTCGGCCAGTCCAGCGACACCGTGGCGGCTGCCATTGAGAAACTCCAAACATTTGTTGCG GAAACCCGATGTTCCTGCAATATTGCGCCGAACGCCCGCGAGTGTGCTTCTTGCCCCTCCGTGCTCTCCTACCAAGAGGACCTACTCCGAAAACCAACCCTGGAGGGTCCTTGCAGGGTTGATTTGGCCTCATAA